One Pantanalinema sp. genomic window carries:
- a CDS encoding cytochrome ubiquinol oxidase subunit I — translation MDDPTLVARWQFGFTILYHYLFPQLTMGLALLILILKSIYLRKRDERWNRSARFWGKIFAVNFVMGVVTGIPMEFQFGTNWAKFSVFAGGIIAQTLAMEGAFAFFLESAFLGLFLFGERRFGQRLHWFSALMVWLGTWASGYFIIATNAWMQHPVGYRSTPGGGVALADYWAVLLNPWIPAQYMHAMGGALLTGACVMSAVGAFYLLSHKHEAYGRIFVKVGVIAGLVASVFQLYPSGDWSGVQVSAKQPIKLAAMEGLFQTERGAGIAILGQPDMKAQRLDNPLVVPNALSFLTYRAWSAEIKGLDAFPRDQWPSSVPMLYYSYHIMVGLGTIMIAVMGLSGLLLWRRRLYQARWLLWGLMLMAPFPYIANSAGWMTAELGRQPWLVYGLLRTVDGASPTVSSGSIWFTLLGFAGMYAVMGMLFVLLVLREIAHGPEIGPAGPESALGVSA, via the coding sequence ATGGACGACCCGACCCTCGTGGCCCGCTGGCAATTCGGCTTCACCATCCTGTACCACTACCTCTTCCCCCAGCTCACCATGGGCCTTGCCCTGCTCATCCTGATCCTCAAGAGCATCTACCTGCGCAAGCGCGACGAGCGCTGGAACCGAAGCGCCCGCTTCTGGGGCAAGATCTTCGCCGTCAACTTCGTCATGGGGGTCGTCACCGGCATCCCGATGGAGTTCCAGTTCGGCACCAACTGGGCCAAGTTCTCCGTCTTCGCGGGCGGGATCATCGCCCAGACCCTCGCCATGGAGGGGGCCTTCGCCTTCTTCCTCGAGTCGGCCTTCCTGGGCCTCTTCCTCTTCGGGGAGCGCCGCTTCGGGCAGCGCCTCCACTGGTTCTCGGCCCTGATGGTCTGGCTGGGGACGTGGGCCTCGGGCTACTTCATCATCGCCACCAATGCCTGGATGCAGCACCCGGTCGGGTACCGATCGACGCCCGGCGGCGGCGTCGCGCTGGCGGACTACTGGGCCGTGCTCCTGAACCCGTGGATTCCCGCCCAGTACATGCACGCCATGGGCGGGGCCCTATTGACCGGCGCCTGCGTCATGAGCGCGGTGGGGGCCTTCTACCTGCTTTCGCACAAGCACGAGGCCTACGGGCGCATCTTCGTGAAGGTCGGGGTGATCGCGGGCCTGGTGGCCTCGGTGTTCCAGCTCTACCCGAGCGGCGACTGGTCCGGCGTGCAGGTGAGCGCGAAGCAACCCATCAAGCTCGCCGCCATGGAGGGCCTGTTCCAGACCGAGCGCGGGGCCGGCATCGCGATCCTCGGTCAGCCGGACATGAAGGCCCAGAGGCTCGACAACCCCCTGGTGGTTCCCAACGCCCTGAGCTTCCTGACCTACCGCGCGTGGAGCGCCGAGATCAAGGGCCTGGACGCGTTCCCCCGCGACCAGTGGCCGAGCTCGGTGCCCATGCTGTACTACAGCTACCACATCATGGTGGGCCTGGGCACGATCATGATCGCCGTGATGGGGCTTTCGGGGCTGCTCTTGTGGCGGCGGAGGCTGTACCAGGCCCGCTGGCTGCTGTGGGGGCTCATGCTGATGGCGCCCTTCCCGTACATCGCGAACTCGGCCGGGTGGATGACCGCCGAGCTCGGGCGGCAGCCCTGGCTCGTCTACGGGCTGCTGAGGACCGTGGACGGGGCCTCGCCCACCGTGTCGAGCGGCAGCATCTGGTTCACCCTGCTGGGCTTCGCCGGCATGTACGCCGTGATGGGCATGCTCTTCGTGCTCCTGGTGCTGCGCGAGATCGCCCACGGCCCCGAGATCGGCCCCGCGGGTCCCGAGTCGGCGCTCGGCGTGAGCGCCTGA
- a CDS encoding transporter, with amino-acid sequence MRRLVSGLALACAVSVAWAGPASACGTCGCSVNLSEVGALGSGTNLYQRTSRFLLQQDVAYRSVNGSFNDGGALRGIPVDSSVQALQATFGLAYYATPELLFGIQAPVVGNAYSGAAPSSFGTVELREATSQAAGLGDLALQVAYRAIAGDGPIPALGLWLGVLAPSGRATGVDAEVTGAGVWNGQAGFTATGASGDLSYEASLGYQRPFGTPSGVATNFFIGDAVVAQGTLGYQLDPVWKAGVTLSGYRGLAPLSGGSSITMSNLKVIPALTYAFSPDHALRLGVGFTPGYVAYNALSDLSCYVTFFQYID; translated from the coding sequence ATGAGACGACTTGTCTCGGGCCTGGCCCTCGCGTGCGCGGTGAGCGTCGCGTGGGCGGGGCCGGCATCGGCGTGCGGCACATGCGGCTGTTCGGTCAACCTGAGCGAGGTGGGAGCCCTGGGTTCCGGGACCAACCTCTACCAGCGAACCAGCCGCTTCCTGCTTCAGCAGGACGTCGCCTACCGTTCCGTCAACGGTTCGTTCAACGACGGGGGCGCCCTGCGGGGGATCCCGGTGGATTCCTCCGTCCAGGCGCTCCAGGCGACCTTCGGTCTGGCGTACTACGCGACCCCGGAGCTGCTGTTCGGCATACAGGCTCCGGTCGTCGGCAACGCATACAGCGGCGCGGCGCCCAGCTCCTTCGGCACGGTGGAGCTCCGCGAGGCGACCAGCCAGGCCGCCGGGCTCGGCGACCTGGCGCTGCAGGTGGCCTACCGCGCCATCGCAGGCGACGGTCCCATTCCGGCCCTCGGGCTCTGGCTCGGGGTGCTGGCCCCGAGCGGGCGCGCGACCGGCGTGGATGCCGAGGTGACCGGCGCCGGCGTCTGGAACGGACAGGCGGGTTTCACCGCCACGGGGGCGAGCGGCGACCTGAGCTACGAGGCGAGCCTCGGCTACCAGCGGCCCTTCGGCACCCCCAGCGGAGTTGCGACCAATTTCTTCATCGGAGATGCCGTGGTCGCCCAAGGAACGCTAGGTTACCAGCTCGATCCGGTCTGGAAGGCCGGAGTCACCCTGAGCGGGTACCGGGGGCTGGCGCCGCTCTCGGGGGGCAGCTCGATCACCATGAGCAACCTCAAGGTGATCCCGGCCCTCACGTACGCCTTCTCGCCCGACCACGCCCTTCGCCTGGGGGTGGGCTTCACCCCCGGCTACGTCGCCTACAACGCACTGAGCGATCTCTCCTGCTACGTCACGTTCTTCCAGTACATCGATTAG
- a CDS encoding DUF1622 domain-containing protein — protein sequence MEDPVLLWTDRLAGGIELFAAVIIGMAAVKAIVRGLIRMLLPSRAPVSPEQVRLDLGRWLALGLEFLLGADILRTAAAPSWNDIGQLAAIAVLRTALNYFLEKEIAQEEARERSPDG from the coding sequence ATGGAGGACCCTGTCCTGCTCTGGACCGATCGCCTCGCCGGCGGCATCGAGCTGTTCGCCGCCGTCATCATCGGCATGGCGGCCGTCAAGGCGATCGTGCGGGGGCTCATCCGCATGCTGCTGCCGAGCCGCGCGCCCGTCAGCCCCGAGCAAGTTCGCCTGGACCTGGGGCGCTGGCTCGCGCTGGGACTCGAGTTCCTGCTCGGGGCCGACATCCTCCGGACGGCCGCGGCGCCCTCCTGGAACGACATCGGGCAGCTCGCCGCGATCGCGGTGCTCCGGACCGCCCTCAACTACTTCCTGGAAAAGGAGATCGCCCAGGAGGAAGCGCGCGAGCGCAGCCCCGACGGATGA